A region of Pseudomonas sp. Marseille-Q3773 DNA encodes the following proteins:
- a CDS encoding CusA/CzcA family heavy metal efflux RND transporter yields the protein MFERLIQFAIEQRLVVMLAVVLMAAVGIHSYQKLPIDAVPDITNVQVQINTAAPGFSPLETEQRITFAIETAMAGLPGLKQTRSLSRSGLSQVTVIFDDGTDLFFARQLVNERLQVAREQLPDGIEAGLGPISTGLGEIFLWTVEAEPGALKEDGTPYTLTDLRVIQDWIIKPQLRTVPGVAEVNSIGGHAKQYLIAPEPKRLAAYKLTLNDLVAALERNNANVGAGYIERNGEQWLIRAPGQVASAEDIANIVISTADGTPIRVSHVAQVSLGEELRSGAATENGREVVLGTVFMLVGENSRTVSRAVAAKLVEINRNLPKGVVAVTVYDRTNLVEKAIATVKKNLVEGAILVIAVLFLFLGNVRAALITAMVIPLSMLFTFTGMFGNKVSANLMSLGALDFGIIVDGAVVIVENAIRRLAHAQQRHGRMLTRAERFHEVFAAAREARRPLIYGQLIIMVVYLPIFALTGVEGKMFHPMAFTVVMALLGAMVLSVTFVPAAIALFVTGKVREEEGLLMRMARQRYAPLLAWVLVRRRLAFAAAASLVLLSGLLASRMGSEFIPSLSEGDFALQALRVPGTSLSQSVDMQQRLEQAIIAQVPEVQRVFARTGTAEIASDPMPPNISDAYVMLRPREQWPDPGKPREQLIAEVQRAAASVPGSNHELSQPIQLRFNELISGVRSDVAVKLYGDDMNVLNRTAGQIASSLQGVPGASEVKVEQTTGLPVLTIDIDRDKAARHGLNVGEVQDAIAIAVGGRTAGTLYEGDRRFDMVVRLPETLRTDVDGLASLLIPVPANAGGGQIGFIPLSQVATLNLQQGPNQVSREDGKRVVVVSANVRGRDLGSFVEEAEQTLLEQVPIPPGYWTRWGGQFEQLQSAAARLQVVVPVALLLVMALLLMMFNNLRDGLLVFTGIPFALTGGVLALWLRDIPLSISAGVGFIALSGVAVLNGLVMLAFIRGLREQGRTLRVAVEEGALTRLRPVLMTALVASLGFIPMALASGTGAEVQRPLATVVIGGILSSTALTLLVLPALYQWAYRHEEEHED from the coding sequence ATGTTCGAACGCCTGATCCAATTTGCCATCGAGCAGCGCCTGGTGGTGATGCTGGCCGTGGTCCTGATGGCCGCGGTGGGTATCCATAGCTACCAGAAACTGCCGATCGATGCTGTACCGGACATCACCAACGTCCAGGTGCAGATCAATACCGCCGCGCCCGGTTTTTCGCCACTGGAGACCGAACAGCGCATCACCTTTGCCATCGAGACCGCCATGGCCGGCCTGCCTGGGCTCAAGCAGACCCGCTCGCTGTCGCGTTCGGGCCTGTCGCAGGTCACGGTCATTTTCGATGACGGCACCGACCTGTTCTTCGCCCGACAACTGGTCAATGAGCGCCTGCAAGTGGCCCGCGAGCAGTTGCCCGACGGCATCGAAGCCGGTCTGGGGCCGATTTCCACGGGGCTGGGGGAGATCTTCCTGTGGACGGTGGAGGCCGAGCCGGGCGCCCTTAAGGAGGACGGCACGCCCTACACCCTCACCGACCTGCGGGTGATCCAGGACTGGATCATCAAGCCACAGTTGCGCACGGTGCCGGGGGTGGCTGAAGTGAACAGCATCGGTGGCCATGCCAAGCAATACCTGATCGCACCGGAGCCCAAGCGCCTGGCAGCATACAAGCTCACCCTCAACGACCTGGTCGCGGCGCTGGAACGCAACAATGCCAATGTCGGCGCCGGTTATATCGAGCGCAACGGCGAGCAATGGCTGATTCGCGCGCCGGGCCAGGTGGCGTCGGCCGAGGACATCGCCAACATCGTCATTTCGACCGCCGACGGCACGCCGATCCGGGTCAGCCATGTCGCCCAGGTAAGCCTGGGAGAGGAGTTGCGCTCGGGCGCGGCTACCGAAAATGGCCGGGAAGTGGTGCTGGGCACGGTGTTCATGCTGGTCGGCGAGAACAGCCGCACGGTATCGCGGGCAGTCGCCGCCAAGCTGGTGGAAATCAACCGCAACCTGCCCAAGGGCGTGGTCGCCGTGACGGTATACGACCGCACCAACCTGGTGGAGAAAGCCATCGCCACGGTGAAGAAGAACCTGGTCGAAGGCGCCATCCTGGTCATCGCCGTGCTGTTCCTGTTCCTGGGCAATGTTCGCGCCGCGCTGATCACTGCCATGGTCATCCCGTTGTCGATGCTGTTCACCTTCACCGGCATGTTCGGCAACAAGGTCAGCGCCAACCTGATGAGTCTTGGGGCGCTGGACTTCGGCATCATCGTCGATGGCGCGGTGGTGATCGTGGAGAACGCCATCCGCCGCCTGGCCCATGCCCAGCAACGCCATGGGCGCATGCTGACCCGTGCCGAGCGCTTCCACGAGGTGTTCGCCGCCGCCCGTGAGGCGCGCCGGCCGCTGATCTACGGGCAGCTGATCATCATGGTGGTGTACCTGCCGATCTTTGCCCTGACCGGGGTGGAGGGCAAGATGTTCCACCCCATGGCCTTCACCGTGGTCATGGCCCTGCTCGGTGCGATGGTGCTCTCGGTTACCTTCGTACCGGCGGCCATTGCCCTGTTCGTCACCGGCAAGGTCAGGGAAGAGGAAGGCTTGCTGATGCGCATGGCGCGCCAGCGCTATGCGCCGCTGCTGGCCTGGGTGCTGGTCCGGCGGCGGCTGGCATTCGCCGCCGCGGCCAGCCTGGTGCTGCTGTCCGGGTTGCTGGCCAGCCGCATGGGCAGCGAGTTCATCCCCAGCCTCAGCGAGGGCGATTTCGCCCTGCAGGCCCTGCGTGTGCCGGGTACCAGCCTGTCGCAGTCGGTGGACATGCAGCAGCGCCTGGAGCAGGCGATCATTGCCCAGGTGCCGGAAGTGCAGCGGGTGTTTGCCCGCACCGGCACCGCCGAGATCGCCTCCGACCCGATGCCGCCGAACATCTCCGATGCCTATGTGATGTTGCGCCCGCGCGAGCAATGGCCGGACCCGGGCAAGCCGCGAGAGCAACTGATTGCCGAGGTACAGCGTGCCGCGGCCAGTGTGCCGGGCAGCAACCATGAGCTGTCGCAGCCCATCCAGCTGCGTTTCAACGAGCTGATTTCCGGGGTGCGCAGCGATGTGGCGGTGAAGCTGTACGGCGATGACATGAACGTGCTCAACCGCACCGCCGGGCAGATCGCCAGCAGCCTGCAGGGTGTGCCGGGCGCGTCCGAGGTGAAGGTCGAACAGACCACCGGCCTGCCGGTGCTGACCATCGACATCGACCGTGACAAGGCGGCCCGGCATGGTCTCAACGTCGGTGAGGTGCAGGATGCCATCGCCATCGCCGTGGGCGGCCGCACGGCCGGTACGCTGTACGAAGGCGACCGCCGTTTCGACATGGTCGTGCGCCTGCCGGAAACCCTGCGCACGGATGTCGACGGGCTGGCCAGCCTGTTGATTCCGGTTCCGGCCAATGCCGGCGGCGGGCAGATCGGCTTCATTCCGTTGTCGCAAGTGGCCACGCTGAACCTGCAACAGGGCCCGAACCAGGTCAGCCGTGAAGATGGCAAGCGGGTGGTGGTGGTCAGCGCCAACGTGCGTGGGCGGGACCTGGGCTCGTTCGTCGAGGAGGCCGAACAGACCCTGCTCGAGCAAGTGCCGATACCGCCGGGCTACTGGACGCGCTGGGGTGGCCAGTTCGAGCAGTTGCAGTCGGCGGCCGCGCGCCTGCAGGTGGTGGTGCCGGTGGCCTTGCTGCTGGTCATGGCCTTGTTGTTGATGATGTTCAACAACCTCAGGGATGGCCTGCTGGTGTTCACCGGCATTCCCTTCGCCCTCACCGGTGGGGTCCTGGCGCTGTGGTTGCGCGACATTCCGCTGTCGATTTCCGCCGGCGTGGGGTTCATTGCCTTGTCGGGGGTGGCGGTACTCAACGGGCTGGTGATGCTCGCCTTCATCCGCGGCCTGCGCGAGCAAGGGCGCACGCTGCGGGTGGCGGTCGAGGAGGGCGCGCTGACGCGCTTGCGACCGGTGCTGATGACGGCATTGGTGGCGTCGCTGGGGTTCATTCCGATGGCCTTGGCCAGCGGCACCGGGGCCGAGGTGCAGCGGCCATTGGCGACGGTGGTGATTGGCGGGATCCTGTCGTCCACCGCGCTGACCTTGCTGGTGTTGCCAGCGTTGTACCAATGGGCGTACCGGCACGAAGAGGAGCACGAAGATTGA
- a CDS encoding MFS transporter, whose protein sequence is MSASHEVSPATLRRVIAASAIGNFVEWFDFAVYGFLATLIASQFFASTDASVALLKTFAVFAVAFALRPLGGIVFGALGDRLGRKRILSLTILLMAGSTTLIGLLPTYASIGLAAPTLLTLARCLQGFSAGGEYAGACAYLMEHAPNDKRAFYGSFVPVSTFSAFACAAVIAYGLEASLSAEAMNAWGWRIPFLIAAPLGLVGLYLRWRMEETPAFREALAEGKAHEHSPLKETLRHHGRAIRNLGAFISLTALSFYMFTTYFATYLQLVGNLTRAQALLVTTVALLFAAVGCPLAGAFSDRVGRRRTIGFTCLWVMLCVFPAYWLASSGSIAGALLGVILLAIGALCSGVVTAALLSESFPTRTRYTASAITYNVAYTLFGGTAPLVATWLIGQTGSNLAPAFYLVVIALVALLGGLALPETSRISLHDEVEGDGVRAAARRAV, encoded by the coding sequence ATGTCTGCATCGCATGAGGTATCCCCCGCCACCCTGCGCCGGGTGATCGCCGCCTCGGCCATCGGCAATTTCGTCGAATGGTTCGACTTCGCCGTCTATGGCTTTCTCGCGACCCTGATCGCCAGCCAGTTCTTCGCCAGCACAGACGCCAGCGTGGCCTTGCTGAAAACCTTCGCCGTGTTTGCCGTGGCCTTTGCCCTGCGCCCGCTGGGCGGCATCGTGTTCGGCGCGCTGGGTGACCGCCTGGGGCGTAAGCGCATCCTGTCGCTGACCATCCTGCTGATGGCCGGCTCGACGACCCTGATCGGCCTGTTGCCGACCTATGCCAGCATCGGCCTGGCAGCCCCCACGCTGCTGACCCTGGCGCGCTGCCTGCAGGGCTTTTCTGCCGGTGGCGAGTATGCCGGGGCATGCGCCTACCTGATGGAACATGCGCCCAACGACAAGCGTGCCTTCTATGGCAGCTTCGTGCCGGTCTCGACCTTTTCCGCCTTTGCCTGCGCGGCGGTGATCGCCTATGGCCTGGAGGCCAGCCTGTCGGCCGAGGCCATGAATGCCTGGGGCTGGCGCATCCCGTTCCTCATCGCCGCGCCGCTAGGTCTGGTTGGCCTGTACCTGCGCTGGCGCATGGAGGAGACCCCGGCGTTCCGCGAAGCCCTCGCCGAAGGCAAGGCGCATGAACATTCGCCGCTCAAGGAAACCCTGCGCCACCATGGCCGGGCGATCCGCAACCTGGGCGCCTTCATCTCGCTCACTGCGCTGTCGTTCTACATGTTCACCACCTACTTCGCGACCTACCTGCAACTGGTCGGCAACCTGACCCGCGCGCAGGCGCTGCTGGTAACCACGGTAGCCTTGCTGTTCGCTGCGGTAGGCTGCCCGCTGGCCGGGGCGTTCTCGGACCGCGTCGGGCGGCGCAGGACTATCGGCTTCACCTGCCTGTGGGTGATGCTGTGCGTGTTCCCGGCCTACTGGTTGGCCAGTTCCGGTTCGATAGCTGGCGCGCTGCTGGGCGTGATCCTGCTGGCGATCGGGGCGTTGTGCAGTGGCGTGGTGACCGCGGCATTGCTCTCGGAAAGCTTCCCTACCCGCACCCGCTATACCGCTTCGGCGATTACCTACAACGTGGCCTACACGCTGTTTGGCGGTACCGCGCCACTGGTGGCGACCTGGCTGATCGGGCAGACCGGCAGCAACCTGGCTCCGGCGTTCTACCTGGTGGTGATCGCGCTGGTAGCGTTGCTGGGCGGGTTGGCGTTGCCGGAGACTTCACGGATTTCGTTGCATGATGAGGTGGAAGGCGACGGAGTGAGGGCTGCGGCTCGTCGAGCAGTCTGA
- a CDS encoding FadR/GntR family transcriptional regulator, which yields MLDILPRAVPEQALQGIRKLIDEGAYQPGDALPSQRDLAEQLGVSRASLREALSSLSALGLVSVQPGKGVFVQVPPPVAFAWPYAEQVSASDTFQLRYALEGFAAGQAALALTADDIDRLEDNVEAMRRELLAGRFEAAARLDFAFHQLLLQACGNHAMLQVITAGQDIFLESQKLPFIRPERAMETWQEHRKILRALCRRSQAAAQKAMQEHIRNAASRTGVMFSV from the coding sequence ATGCTCGACATCCTCCCCCGCGCCGTCCCCGAACAGGCCCTGCAAGGCATCCGCAAGTTGATTGATGAAGGCGCCTATCAGCCCGGCGATGCCCTGCCCTCGCAACGCGACCTGGCCGAGCAGCTGGGGGTCAGCCGGGCGTCGTTGCGCGAGGCTCTGTCATCACTCAGCGCCCTGGGCCTGGTCAGCGTGCAACCAGGCAAGGGGGTGTTCGTGCAGGTGCCGCCGCCCGTGGCGTTCGCCTGGCCCTACGCCGAACAGGTATCGGCCAGCGACACCTTCCAGCTGCGTTACGCCCTGGAAGGGTTCGCCGCCGGCCAGGCGGCACTGGCGCTGACAGCGGACGACATCGACCGCCTTGAGGACAATGTCGAGGCGATGCGCCGGGAACTGCTTGCCGGCCGCTTCGAAGCGGCCGCCCGGCTGGACTTCGCCTTCCATCAGTTGTTGCTGCAGGCCTGTGGCAACCACGCCATGCTGCAGGTGATCACCGCTGGCCAGGACATTTTCCTGGAAAGCCAGAAGCTGCCGTTCATTCGCCCGGAGCGGGCCATGGAAACCTGGCAGGAACACCGCAAGATTCTTCGCGCCCTGTGCCGTCGCTCCCAGGCTGCGGCGCAGAAGGCGATGCAGGAGCATATCCGCAATGCGGCTTCACGCACCGGGGTGATGTTTTCGGTGTAG
- a CDS encoding transporter substrate-binding domain-containing protein, which translates to MKTFRTLFLASLFCSGALALPTAQADALADISARGVLKVAVPQDFPPFGSVGPDLKPRGLDIDTAQLLADKLGVKLALTPVNSTNRIPFLTTGKVDLVISSLGKNPERAAVIDFSRPYAPFYLAVFGPAEVDIAGIDAVAGKTISVTRGSIEDMELSAVAPKGAVIKRFEDNNSTIAAYLSGQVELIASGSVVMAAIAEKNPAKVPVVKVKLKDSPVYVGLAKNEPALLEKVNATLDAAKADGSLNRNAEKWLKQPLPADL; encoded by the coding sequence ATGAAGACATTCCGCACCCTGTTCCTGGCCAGCCTGTTCTGCAGCGGCGCGCTGGCACTGCCAACCGCCCAGGCCGATGCGCTGGCCGACATCAGCGCCCGTGGCGTGCTGAAAGTGGCGGTGCCGCAGGACTTCCCGCCCTTCGGCTCGGTCGGCCCCGATCTCAAGCCCCGTGGCCTGGACATCGATACCGCGCAGCTGTTGGCCGACAAGCTTGGCGTGAAGCTGGCGCTGACGCCGGTAAACAGCACCAACCGCATTCCGTTCCTCACCACCGGCAAGGTCGACCTGGTGATCTCGAGCCTGGGCAAGAACCCCGAGCGGGCCGCGGTGATCGACTTCTCGCGCCCCTATGCGCCGTTCTACCTGGCGGTATTCGGCCCCGCGGAAGTCGACATCGCCGGTATCGACGCGGTCGCCGGCAAGACCATCAGCGTCACCCGGGGCTCGATCGAGGACATGGAACTCAGCGCCGTGGCGCCCAAGGGCGCGGTGATCAAGCGCTTCGAGGACAACAACTCGACCATCGCCGCCTACCTTTCCGGCCAGGTCGAACTGATCGCCAGTGGCAGCGTGGTAATGGCGGCCATTGCCGAGAAGAACCCGGCCAAGGTGCCGGTGGTCAAGGTCAAGCTCAAGGATTCGCCGGTCTACGTGGGGCTGGCCAAGAACGAGCCGGCGTTGCTGGAAAAGGTCAACGCCACGCTGGACGCCGCCAAGGCGGACGGCAGCCTGAACCGCAATGCCGAAAAATGGCTGAAACAGCCGCTGCCGGCGGACCTCTGA
- a CDS encoding amino acid ABC transporter permease — MAYEFDFAPVLAQADLLLKGAGFTLQLTAVGTLLGVAIGVLGAGVRAWRVRPFDALFGLYVELIRNTPFIVQLFFIFFGLPALGLRLTEWQAAVLAMVINLGAYSTEIIRAGIQAIPKGQLEAAAALAMSRFEAFRHVVLQPALAKVWPALSSQIVIVMLGSAVCSQIATEELSFAANFIQSRNFRAFETYLLTTALYLLMAIFLRQLLAWLGQRLLMGRR; from the coding sequence ATGGCCTATGAATTCGACTTCGCCCCCGTGCTGGCCCAGGCCGACCTGCTGCTCAAGGGCGCCGGCTTCACCTTGCAGCTGACCGCAGTCGGCACGCTGCTGGGCGTGGCCATCGGCGTGCTCGGCGCCGGTGTACGTGCCTGGCGCGTGCGGCCTTTCGATGCGCTGTTCGGTCTGTATGTGGAGCTGATCCGCAATACGCCGTTCATTGTCCAGTTGTTCTTCATCTTCTTCGGCCTGCCGGCACTGGGCCTGCGCCTGACCGAGTGGCAGGCGGCGGTGCTGGCCATGGTGATCAACCTGGGCGCCTATTCCACCGAAATCATCCGTGCCGGCATCCAGGCCATTCCCAAAGGCCAGCTGGAAGCGGCCGCGGCACTGGCCATGAGCCGCTTCGAAGCGTTCCGCCACGTGGTGCTGCAACCGGCGCTGGCCAAAGTCTGGCCGGCGCTGTCGAGCCAGATCGTGATTGTCATGCTGGGTTCGGCGGTGTGTTCGCAGATCGCCACCGAAGAGCTGTCATTCGCCGCCAACTTCATCCAGTCGCGCAATTTCCGCGCGTTCGAGACCTACCTGCTGACCACCGCACTGTACCTGCTCATGGCCATCTTCCTGCGCCAGTTGCTGGCGTGGCTGGGGCAGCGCCTGCTGATGGGGAGACGCTGA
- a CDS encoding amino acid ABC transporter permease, producing MMDFTIWDILRNLLIGLQWTLLLSLVAFLCGGAAGLLVLVARLSAQRLWRGLARGYIELFQGTPLLMQLFMVFFGIALFGLDVSAWMAAAIALTLFTSAFLAEIWRGCVEAIPRGQWEASGSLALSRLEQLRHVILPQALRIAVAPTVGFSVQVVKGTAVTSIIGFTELTKTGGMLANATFEPFMVYGLVALGYFILCYPLSLSARYLERRLHAPA from the coding sequence CTGATGGATTTCACCATCTGGGACATTCTGCGCAACTTGCTGATCGGCCTGCAATGGACCTTGCTGCTGTCGCTGGTGGCGTTCCTCTGCGGTGGTGCTGCCGGCTTGCTGGTGCTGGTCGCACGGCTGTCCGCGCAGCGGTTGTGGCGCGGCCTGGCGCGCGGCTATATCGAGCTGTTCCAGGGCACGCCGCTGTTGATGCAGCTGTTCATGGTGTTTTTCGGTATCGCCCTGTTCGGCCTCGATGTGTCGGCCTGGATGGCTGCGGCGATTGCACTGACGCTGTTCACCAGTGCCTTTCTCGCCGAAATCTGGCGCGGTTGCGTCGAAGCGATCCCGCGTGGCCAGTGGGAGGCCTCCGGCAGCCTGGCGCTGAGCCGGCTGGAACAGCTGCGCCACGTCATCCTGCCTCAGGCGCTGCGTATCGCCGTGGCGCCGACCGTGGGCTTTTCGGTGCAGGTGGTCAAGGGCACGGCGGTCACTTCGATCATCGGTTTCACCGAGTTGACCAAGACCGGCGGCATGCTGGCCAATGCCACTTTCGAACCGTTCATGGTCTACGGCCTGGTCGCGCTGGGCTACTTCATTCTCTGCTATCCGCTCTCGCTGAGCGCCCGTTACCTGGAAAGGAGGCTGCATGCCCCTGCTTAG
- a CDS encoding amino acid ABC transporter ATP-binding protein translates to MPLLRVSALHKYYGDNHVLKGVDLSIEEGEVVAIIGRSGSGKSTLLRTLNGLESISDGVIEVDGEYLDASRADLRALRQKVGMVFQQFNLFPHLSVGENVMLAPQVVKKASRAEARRLAEQMLARVGLAEKFDAYPDRLSGGQQQRVAIARALAMSPKVLLCDEITSALDPELVNEVLGVVRQLASEGMTLIMVTHEMRFAREVGDKLVFMHQGKVHEMGNPREVFAAPQTAELANFIGAVASA, encoded by the coding sequence ATGCCCCTGCTTAGAGTGTCTGCGTTGCACAAGTACTACGGCGACAACCACGTGCTCAAGGGCGTCGACCTCAGCATCGAAGAGGGTGAGGTGGTGGCCATCATCGGCCGCAGCGGCTCGGGCAAGAGCACCTTGCTGCGCACCCTCAATGGCCTGGAGTCGATCAGCGACGGGGTGATCGAGGTGGACGGTGAATACCTCGACGCCAGCCGCGCTGACCTGCGCGCCTTGCGCCAGAAGGTAGGCATGGTGTTCCAGCAGTTCAACCTGTTCCCGCACCTGAGCGTGGGCGAGAACGTGATGTTGGCGCCGCAGGTGGTGAAGAAGGCCAGCCGCGCCGAAGCGCGCCGCCTGGCCGAGCAGATGTTGGCGCGGGTGGGGCTGGCGGAGAAGTTCGATGCCTACCCCGACCGGCTCTCCGGTGGCCAGCAGCAGCGGGTGGCGATCGCCCGCGCCCTGGCCATGTCGCCAAAAGTACTGCTGTGCGACGAGATCACCTCGGCGCTCGACCCCGAGCTGGTCAACGAAGTGCTCGGCGTGGTGCGCCAGCTGGCCAGCGAGGGCATGACCCTGATCATGGTCACCCATGAGATGCGCTTCGCCCGCGAGGTGGGCGACAAGCTGGTGTTCATGCACCAGGGCAAGGTGCATGAAATGGGCAACCCACGTGAGGTGTTCGCCGCGCCGCAGACAGCGGAGCTGGCCAACTTCATCGGTGCGGTGGCCTCGGCCTAG
- a CDS encoding TonB-dependent receptor, with protein sequence MLRNTSLVLLLGTCSLAWADTAPVELGVITIDGEPDAASGVQLDEPIRTGSRLGLTARETPASVSVSDRRVIEERGARDSQEVINAMTGVNASANPGFGGFVAYRGFTQNQVTQLYNGINLGYSSATRPVDAWVLDRVELIGGPSSFLHGAGAVGGSINYISKLASRDQQTFDGRIRYGSFDDSEAAFGINQALASNPADARHFARLDFSRGHTNGYVDGNERHTDSLALSLLSDLAPNLTHTLAVEYQEDREDSPYWGSPILPGRRTMTIDNSRRFENYNVGDGRYEQRVRWLRSILDYQVSDSTSVQNTLYHYSAQRDYRNLERYSYTDDGKVRRSSPYLQRHDHNLLGNRIELRHDNQLFGLASQWSLGLEYSRMRQTLFPTSSSWSDVVDAEHFAPGSFNDIPGVNAGLTKQRRHEVSNRAAFAENRLQLTERLALLTALRYDYLDMEVTNYGAVTPTSPAYFERRWEPLSGRVGLTYALTPSASVYVQYSTSADLPAGSLAAATYSNVGLFDLSKGQQWEVGSKFDFLDGRGAATLALYQIVRKDFAVRDANDANLTVQAGQQTSRGIELSGRLQVTAKLLAEANYAYVDARYDEFNEAVNGVSVSRKGNAPVNVPASVANLWLTYNLSSAWSVGADGRYVGSVYADNANNLKAPAYTLFGAFARYRLDAATSLTGRVRNLTDEIYAKQAYNSQYYVGPPRTFELALDMRF encoded by the coding sequence ATGCTTCGCAATACTTCCCTGGTGCTCCTCTTGGGCACCTGCAGCCTCGCCTGGGCGGATACTGCCCCGGTAGAACTCGGCGTCATCACCATCGACGGTGAACCAGACGCCGCCAGCGGCGTGCAACTGGACGAGCCGATCCGCACCGGCTCCCGCCTCGGCCTTACCGCGCGGGAAACGCCCGCCTCGGTCAGCGTCTCGGACCGCCGTGTGATCGAAGAACGCGGTGCCCGCGACAGCCAGGAGGTGATCAACGCCATGACCGGCGTGAACGCCTCGGCCAACCCCGGTTTCGGCGGTTTCGTCGCCTACCGCGGTTTTACCCAGAACCAGGTCACCCAGTTGTACAACGGCATCAACCTCGGCTACAGCAGCGCCACCCGGCCGGTAGATGCCTGGGTACTCGATCGCGTCGAGCTGATCGGCGGGCCATCATCGTTCCTGCATGGCGCAGGTGCGGTGGGTGGCTCGATCAATTACATCAGCAAGCTGGCCAGCCGCGACCAGCAGACCTTCGACGGGCGGATCCGCTACGGCAGCTTCGACGACAGCGAAGCTGCCTTCGGCATCAACCAGGCATTGGCCAGCAACCCCGCCGATGCCCGCCATTTCGCGCGCCTGGACTTCAGCCGCGGGCATACCAACGGCTACGTCGACGGCAATGAACGGCATACCGACAGCCTGGCACTCTCACTGCTCAGCGATCTCGCGCCCAACCTCACCCACACCCTGGCCGTGGAATACCAGGAAGACCGTGAAGACAGCCCCTACTGGGGCTCGCCGATCCTGCCCGGGCGCCGCACGATGACGATCGACAACAGCCGCCGCTTCGAAAACTACAATGTCGGCGACGGCCGTTATGAACAGCGGGTACGCTGGTTGCGCTCGATCCTCGACTACCAGGTCAGCGACAGCACCAGCGTGCAGAACACGCTGTACCACTACAGCGCCCAGCGCGACTATCGCAACCTCGAGCGCTACAGCTACACCGACGATGGCAAGGTCCGGCGCAGCAGCCCTTACCTGCAGCGCCACGACCACAACCTGCTGGGCAACCGCATCGAGCTGCGTCACGACAACCAGCTGTTCGGCCTGGCCAGCCAGTGGTCGCTGGGGCTGGAATACTCGCGCATGCGCCAGACCCTCTTCCCCACATCAAGCAGTTGGAGCGACGTGGTCGATGCCGAGCACTTCGCTCCCGGCAGCTTCAATGACATCCCCGGGGTCAACGCAGGCCTGACCAAGCAGCGCCGTCACGAGGTAAGCAACCGCGCCGCCTTTGCCGAAAACCGTCTGCAACTCACCGAGCGCCTGGCCCTGTTGACGGCACTGCGCTACGACTACCTGGACATGGAGGTGACCAACTACGGCGCGGTGACGCCAACCTCGCCGGCCTACTTCGAACGGCGCTGGGAGCCCCTGTCTGGGCGTGTGGGCCTGACCTACGCACTGACTCCCTCTGCCAGCGTATATGTCCAGTACAGCACTTCCGCCGACTTGCCGGCCGGTTCGCTGGCGGCAGCGACCTACTCCAACGTCGGCCTGTTCGACCTGTCCAAGGGGCAGCAGTGGGAAGTGGGCAGCAAGTTCGATTTCCTCGACGGGCGCGGTGCGGCCACGCTGGCGCTGTACCAGATCGTACGCAAGGACTTTGCCGTGCGTGATGCCAACGATGCCAACCTCACGGTCCAGGCCGGTCAGCAGACTTCGCGGGGCATCGAGTTGTCCGGGCGCCTGCAGGTGACAGCGAAATTGCTGGCCGAGGCCAACTATGCCTACGTCGATGCCCGGTACGATGAGTTCAACGAGGCAGTCAACGGCGTGTCGGTGTCGCGCAAGGGCAATGCACCGGTGAACGTGCCGGCCAGTGTCGCCAACCTGTGGCTGACCTACAACCTCTCGTCGGCATGGTCGGTGGGCGCGGACGGGCGCTACGTGGGCTCGGTGTATGCCGACAATGCCAACAACCTGAAGGCCCCGGCCTACACCCTGTTCGGCGCATTCGCCCGCTACCGGCTGGATGCAGCTACCAGCCTGACCGGGCGGGTGCGCAACCTGACCGACGAGATCTATGCCAAGCAGGCTTACAACAGCCAGTACTACGTGGGCCCGCCCCGCACCTTTGAACTGGCGCTGGACATGCGTTTCTGA
- a CDS encoding DUF2946 family protein produces MKTTRHTRMLTAWALYASVLFSLALCGLHHGQMGGLRLAGLQGSFCSLGSEHGMAIDFEGSGSDQHMAQLDCPVCSSFGLAVPLSSGGWSFTPAQAVATAPVVIRSWAQPPPRYQRPALTPRAPPVIFPAADIHFA; encoded by the coding sequence ATGAAAACCACCCGCCATACTCGCATGCTGACCGCCTGGGCGCTCTACGCCAGTGTCCTGTTCAGCCTGGCGTTGTGCGGCTTGCACCATGGCCAGATGGGTGGCCTGCGCCTGGCCGGCCTGCAAGGCAGTTTCTGCTCGCTCGGCAGCGAGCACGGCATGGCCATCGACTTCGAGGGCAGCGGCAGCGACCAGCACATGGCCCAGCTCGACTGCCCGGTGTGCTCCTCGTTCGGCCTGGCCGTGCCGCTCAGCAGTGGCGGTTGGTCATTTACCCCGGCGCAAGCCGTGGCCACTGCGCCTGTCGTGATACGCAGCTGGGCGCAACCGCCGCCACGCTATCAACGCCCTGCCCTCACCCCTCGCGCGCCCCCCGTCATTTTCCCCGCAGCTGATATTCATTTCGCCTGA